One stretch of Mangifera indica cultivar Alphonso chromosome 9, CATAS_Mindica_2.1, whole genome shotgun sequence DNA includes these proteins:
- the LOC123225301 gene encoding HMG-Y-related protein A-like — protein sequence MAAEEVNKPPTLPPYPQMILSAIEALNEVSGSNKTSISKYIESKYGQLPAGHTALLAHHLNRMKETGELVFWKNNYMKHDPNALPRRGRGRPPKPKDPLAQATILTPARPRGRPPKDPNAPPKPVKPKVATGSGKPRGRPRKLPNPSGGISASTTTTVTAKVTGRGRGRPPKVKPPLTEVSVEQ from the exons ATGGCAGCTGAAGAGGTCAATAAGCCTCCAACTTTACCGCCTTATCCTCAG ATGATTTTATCAGCAATTGAAGCTTTGAATGAGGTCAGTGGCTCAAACAAGACATCAATATCCAAATACATTGAATCAAAATACGGACAGTTGCCAGCCGGGCACACGGCACTGCTGGCTCACCACCTGAACAGAATGAAGGAAACTGGAGAGCTAGTTTTCTGGAAAAACAATTACATGAAACATGACCCAAATGCCCTTCCGAGGCGTGGTCGTGGTAGACCCCCAAAGCCAAAGGACCCACTGGCACAAGCCACAATCCTGACTCCAGCCAGGCCCAGGGGCCGCCCACCAAAGGATCCGAATGCTCCTCCCAAGCCAGTGAAGCCTAAGGTAGCAACCGGAAGTGGGAAGCCTAGGGGACGACCACGGAAGTTGCCTAATCCTTCAGGTGGGATTAGTGCAAGCACCACAACAACAGTGACGGCAAAAGTGACGGGAAGAGGTAGAGGCCGGCCCCCAAAGGTGAAACCTCCATTGACCGAAGTGAGTGTTGAACAATAA
- the LOC123224920 gene encoding myosin-binding protein 3-like isoform X1 codes for MAGNKFATMLHKNTHKITMILVYAVLEWILIILLLLNSLFTYLITKFADYFGLKRPCLWCSRVDHVLEPGNNTNSYRDLVCEAHASEISRLTYCSGHQRLAETHNLCTECLASQPQNNDESIGMARRITFISLMSTQKLDNGDRVDRCSCCSESLSSKLYPPYLLFKSSWGALDYAQARGLITEAMDDDNNGVEFKEKKKPNSPASLEENELSNVISDIDSFGLTEVAEENYSRSESNLQYEEKEAYEGEESGKASVHSSLDEDNIIQFCSGEDDLLEIINLGSEKNIEFHFNRLIPIELIDSSTAANQVSCKIDEGVLRTKVDENETFGSSLLSETQDNVLVEAQLIGMDDNGEKARYEESEKSENGVDEVEDFSVQNVGEKKIRNRRIDQILSTNGDDIGTETVNEPGSLKAQTEEANEAANKPQAQEPALTCQQEDQSSMNKPESEFINHSEDICQNDLDQKHEETNTNQENMSLVCKNQEGINLNLSIRSEPNEADEEKFPETPTYAENFQYLHKKLLLLEKIESGTEESLDGSVISEMESSDPVRTIERLRSALRTERKTLGALYAELEEERSASAIAANQTMAMITRLQEEKAAMQMEALQYQRMMEEQSEYDQEALQLLNDLMVKREKEKQELEKELEVYHKKVLDYELKEKMRIMRRSIDGSIRSRKSSASCSNSEDTDELSIDLNREAKDEESSFCSRQESSNNSPADEVINLEEMALDCVQHMTALDESLTEFEEERLSILDQLKILEEKLLTVGDDEFIEDMKSINQSSNYGVNQLDENHEFSSPTENGDSNDFYKDRLYPESKTMVSMAKSLLPLLDATDNETEELIYEQQAEFESVEIQNSSVSTLDLDNKRLAIVEEVDHVYERLQALEEDREFLKHCVSSVKKGDRGMDLLQEILQHLRDLRAVELRASNMDNDAQIL; via the exons ATGGCTGGAAACAAATTTGCAACCATGTTGCACAAGAACACCCACAAAATCACTATGATTCTAGTCTATGCAGTCCTTGAATGGATCTTGATCATTCTTCTTCTCCTCAACTCTTTGTTCACTTATTTGATCACAAAGTTTGCCGACTACTTTGGCCTTAAAAGGCCCTGCTTATGGTGTTCTAGAGTTGATCATGTCTTGGAGCCTGGAAATAATACAAACTCCTACAGAGATCTTGTATGTGAGGCTCATGCTAGTGAGATTTCCAGACTGACTTATTGTTCGGGTCATCAAAGATTGGCTGAAACTCACAATTTGTGCACGGAATGCTTGGCTTCTCAGCCACAAAACAACGATGAATCCATTGGGATGGCAAGGAGGATCACGTTCATTTCTTTGATGAGTACGCAGAAACTTGACAATGGTGATCGGGTTGACAGATGTTCTTGCTGCAGTGAGAGCTTGAGCAGTAAGCTTTATCCTCCTTACTTGCTTTTTAAGTCTTCTTGGGGTGCTTTGGATTATGCACAGGCAAGAGGTTTGATTACAGAAGCAATGGATGATGACAACAATGGAGTTGAgttcaaagagaaaaagaagccTAACAGCCCAGCAAGTCTTGAGGAAAATGAGTTAAGTAATGTTATTTCTGATATTGATAGTTTCGGTCTCACAGAAGTTGCAGAGGAAAATTACTCAAGGTCTGAATCAAACCTGCAATATGAAGAAAAGGAAGCTTATGAAGGTGAGGAATCAGGTAAGGCTTCCGTTCATTCTTCTCTTGATGAAGACAACATCATTCAATTCTGTTCAGGAGAAGATGATTTACTTGAAATTATCAACCTGGGTTCTGAAAAAAATATTGAGTTTCATTTCAATCGATTAATTCCCATTGAGTTGATTGATTCATCAACTGCGGCAAATCAAGTATCCTGCAAAATAGACGAGGGGGTGCTTAGAACAAaagttgatgaaaatgaaacttttgGTTCTTCATTACTGAGTGAAACGCAAGACAATGTCTTGGTAGAGGCACAATTAATTGGAATGGATGACAACGGAGAGAAGGCAAGGTATGAAGAATCAGAAAAATCGGAGAATGGTGTGGATGAAGTTGAGGATTTTTCAGTTCAAAATGttggagaaaagaaaatcaGGAACAGAAGAATAGATCAGATTTTATCCACAAATGGCGATGACATTGGAACAGAAACCGTGAATGAACCAGGTAGCCTTAAAG CTCAAACAGAAGAAGCAAATGAGGCAGCCAACAAGCCTCAAGCTCAAGAACCCGCATTGACATGCCAACAAGAAGACCAATCTTCCATGAACAAACCTGAGTCTGAATTTATTAACCACTCTGAAGACATCTGTCAGAATGATCTTG ATCAAAAGCATGAAGAGACAAACACCAACCAGGAGAATATGAGTTTGGTTTGCAAGAATCAAGAAGGGATCAACTTAAATTTGTCCATTCGTTCGGAGCCTAATGAAGCAGATGAAGAGAAATTTCCCGAGACACCAACCTATGCTGAAAATTTCCAGTACTTGCACAAGAAATTACTACTGTTGGAGAAGATAGAATCAGGAACAGAAGAATCTTTGGATGGAAGTGTAATAAGCGAGATGGAAAGTAGTGATCCGGTCCGAACAATTGAGCGGTTGAGATCAGCTCTGAGAACCGAACGGAAAACCCTGGGTGCCTTATATGCAGAACTAGAGGAAGAAAGGAGTGCCTCTGCCATTGCTGCTAACCAGACAATGGCTATGATAACCAGGCTTCAAGAGGAGAAAGCAGCAATGCAAATGGAAGCTTTACAATATCAGAGAATGATGGAAGAGCAATCTGAATATGATCAGGAAGCCTTACAACTTCTGAATGACCTCATGGTcaagagagaaaaggagaagCAAGAACTTGAGAAAGAATTGGAAGTATATCACAAGAAGGTTCTGGATTATGAATTGAAAGAGAAGATGAGAATAATGAGGAGAAGTATTGATGGAAGCATAAGAAGCAGGAAATCTTCTGCTTCTTGCAGCAATTCTGAGGATACCGATGAGCTCTCGATCGATCTTAATCGTGAAGCAAAGGATGAAGAGAGTAGCTTCTGCAGCCGTCAAGAAAGCAGTAACAATTCTCCAGCCGATGAAGTTATAAATTTGGAAGAAATGGCGCTGGATTGTGTCCAGCATATGACTGCTCTTGATGAATCATTGACAGAATTTGAGGAAGAGAGGTTGTCCATTCTAGATCAGCTTAAGATACTTGAAGAGAAACTACTTACAGTTGGTGATGATGAATTCATTGAGGATATGAAATCAATAAACCAATCCTCAAACTATGGTGTCAATCAACTTGATGAGAACCATGAATTTAGCAGTCCAACAGAAAATGGAGACTCAAATGATTTTTATAAGGATAGGCTTTATCCTGAGAGCAAAACTATGGTTTCCATGGCAAAGAGCCTGCTTCCTCTTCTGGATGCAACTGATAATGAGACAGAAGAATTGATATATGAACAACAGGCAGAGTTTGAATctgttgaaattcaaaactCTTCAGTTTCCACTCTTGATCTTGACAACAAAAGACTAGCCATTGTGGAAGAGGTGGATCATGTGTACGAGCGACTCCAAGCTCTCGAAGAAGATAGGGAGTTTCTAAAGCATTGTGTGAGCTCTGTAAAGAAAGGAGACAGAGGTATGGATCTTCTCCAAGAGATCTTGCAACATCTCCGTGATCTGAGGGCAGTCGAACTCCGAGCAAGTAACATGGATAATGATGCTCAGATCCTCTAG
- the LOC123224920 gene encoding myosin-binding protein 3-like isoform X2: MAGNKFATMLHKNTHKITMILVYAVLEWILIILLLLNSLFTYLITKFADYFGLKRPCLWCSRVDHVLEPGNNTNSYRDLVCEAHASEISRLTYCSGHQRLAETHNLCTECLASQPQNNDESIGMARRITFISLMSTQKLDNGDRVDRCSCCSESLSSKLYPPYLLFKSSWGALDYAQARGLITEAMDDDNNGVEFKEKKKPNSPASLEENELSNVISDIDSFGLTEVAEENYSRSESNLQYEEKEAYEGEESGKASVHSSLDEDNIIQFCSGEDDLLEIINLGSEKNIEFHFNRLIPIELIDSSTAANQVSCKIDEGVLRTKVDENETFGSSLLSETQDNVLVEAQLIGMDDNGEKARYEESEKSENGVDEVEDFSVQNVGEKKIRNRRIDQILSTNGDDIGTETVNEPAQTEEANEAANKPQAQEPALTCQQEDQSSMNKPESEFINHSEDICQNDLDQKHEETNTNQENMSLVCKNQEGINLNLSIRSEPNEADEEKFPETPTYAENFQYLHKKLLLLEKIESGTEESLDGSVISEMESSDPVRTIERLRSALRTERKTLGALYAELEEERSASAIAANQTMAMITRLQEEKAAMQMEALQYQRMMEEQSEYDQEALQLLNDLMVKREKEKQELEKELEVYHKKVLDYELKEKMRIMRRSIDGSIRSRKSSASCSNSEDTDELSIDLNREAKDEESSFCSRQESSNNSPADEVINLEEMALDCVQHMTALDESLTEFEEERLSILDQLKILEEKLLTVGDDEFIEDMKSINQSSNYGVNQLDENHEFSSPTENGDSNDFYKDRLYPESKTMVSMAKSLLPLLDATDNETEELIYEQQAEFESVEIQNSSVSTLDLDNKRLAIVEEVDHVYERLQALEEDREFLKHCVSSVKKGDRGMDLLQEILQHLRDLRAVELRASNMDNDAQIL; the protein is encoded by the exons ATGGCTGGAAACAAATTTGCAACCATGTTGCACAAGAACACCCACAAAATCACTATGATTCTAGTCTATGCAGTCCTTGAATGGATCTTGATCATTCTTCTTCTCCTCAACTCTTTGTTCACTTATTTGATCACAAAGTTTGCCGACTACTTTGGCCTTAAAAGGCCCTGCTTATGGTGTTCTAGAGTTGATCATGTCTTGGAGCCTGGAAATAATACAAACTCCTACAGAGATCTTGTATGTGAGGCTCATGCTAGTGAGATTTCCAGACTGACTTATTGTTCGGGTCATCAAAGATTGGCTGAAACTCACAATTTGTGCACGGAATGCTTGGCTTCTCAGCCACAAAACAACGATGAATCCATTGGGATGGCAAGGAGGATCACGTTCATTTCTTTGATGAGTACGCAGAAACTTGACAATGGTGATCGGGTTGACAGATGTTCTTGCTGCAGTGAGAGCTTGAGCAGTAAGCTTTATCCTCCTTACTTGCTTTTTAAGTCTTCTTGGGGTGCTTTGGATTATGCACAGGCAAGAGGTTTGATTACAGAAGCAATGGATGATGACAACAATGGAGTTGAgttcaaagagaaaaagaagccTAACAGCCCAGCAAGTCTTGAGGAAAATGAGTTAAGTAATGTTATTTCTGATATTGATAGTTTCGGTCTCACAGAAGTTGCAGAGGAAAATTACTCAAGGTCTGAATCAAACCTGCAATATGAAGAAAAGGAAGCTTATGAAGGTGAGGAATCAGGTAAGGCTTCCGTTCATTCTTCTCTTGATGAAGACAACATCATTCAATTCTGTTCAGGAGAAGATGATTTACTTGAAATTATCAACCTGGGTTCTGAAAAAAATATTGAGTTTCATTTCAATCGATTAATTCCCATTGAGTTGATTGATTCATCAACTGCGGCAAATCAAGTATCCTGCAAAATAGACGAGGGGGTGCTTAGAACAAaagttgatgaaaatgaaacttttgGTTCTTCATTACTGAGTGAAACGCAAGACAATGTCTTGGTAGAGGCACAATTAATTGGAATGGATGACAACGGAGAGAAGGCAAGGTATGAAGAATCAGAAAAATCGGAGAATGGTGTGGATGAAGTTGAGGATTTTTCAGTTCAAAATGttggagaaaagaaaatcaGGAACAGAAGAATAGATCAGATTTTATCCACAAATGGCGATGACATTGGAACAGAAACCGTGAATGAACCAG CTCAAACAGAAGAAGCAAATGAGGCAGCCAACAAGCCTCAAGCTCAAGAACCCGCATTGACATGCCAACAAGAAGACCAATCTTCCATGAACAAACCTGAGTCTGAATTTATTAACCACTCTGAAGACATCTGTCAGAATGATCTTG ATCAAAAGCATGAAGAGACAAACACCAACCAGGAGAATATGAGTTTGGTTTGCAAGAATCAAGAAGGGATCAACTTAAATTTGTCCATTCGTTCGGAGCCTAATGAAGCAGATGAAGAGAAATTTCCCGAGACACCAACCTATGCTGAAAATTTCCAGTACTTGCACAAGAAATTACTACTGTTGGAGAAGATAGAATCAGGAACAGAAGAATCTTTGGATGGAAGTGTAATAAGCGAGATGGAAAGTAGTGATCCGGTCCGAACAATTGAGCGGTTGAGATCAGCTCTGAGAACCGAACGGAAAACCCTGGGTGCCTTATATGCAGAACTAGAGGAAGAAAGGAGTGCCTCTGCCATTGCTGCTAACCAGACAATGGCTATGATAACCAGGCTTCAAGAGGAGAAAGCAGCAATGCAAATGGAAGCTTTACAATATCAGAGAATGATGGAAGAGCAATCTGAATATGATCAGGAAGCCTTACAACTTCTGAATGACCTCATGGTcaagagagaaaaggagaagCAAGAACTTGAGAAAGAATTGGAAGTATATCACAAGAAGGTTCTGGATTATGAATTGAAAGAGAAGATGAGAATAATGAGGAGAAGTATTGATGGAAGCATAAGAAGCAGGAAATCTTCTGCTTCTTGCAGCAATTCTGAGGATACCGATGAGCTCTCGATCGATCTTAATCGTGAAGCAAAGGATGAAGAGAGTAGCTTCTGCAGCCGTCAAGAAAGCAGTAACAATTCTCCAGCCGATGAAGTTATAAATTTGGAAGAAATGGCGCTGGATTGTGTCCAGCATATGACTGCTCTTGATGAATCATTGACAGAATTTGAGGAAGAGAGGTTGTCCATTCTAGATCAGCTTAAGATACTTGAAGAGAAACTACTTACAGTTGGTGATGATGAATTCATTGAGGATATGAAATCAATAAACCAATCCTCAAACTATGGTGTCAATCAACTTGATGAGAACCATGAATTTAGCAGTCCAACAGAAAATGGAGACTCAAATGATTTTTATAAGGATAGGCTTTATCCTGAGAGCAAAACTATGGTTTCCATGGCAAAGAGCCTGCTTCCTCTTCTGGATGCAACTGATAATGAGACAGAAGAATTGATATATGAACAACAGGCAGAGTTTGAATctgttgaaattcaaaactCTTCAGTTTCCACTCTTGATCTTGACAACAAAAGACTAGCCATTGTGGAAGAGGTGGATCATGTGTACGAGCGACTCCAAGCTCTCGAAGAAGATAGGGAGTTTCTAAAGCATTGTGTGAGCTCTGTAAAGAAAGGAGACAGAGGTATGGATCTTCTCCAAGAGATCTTGCAACATCTCCGTGATCTGAGGGCAGTCGAACTCCGAGCAAGTAACATGGATAATGATGCTCAGATCCTCTAG